The following coding sequences lie in one Thalassoglobus polymorphus genomic window:
- a CDS encoding class I SAM-dependent methyltransferase, protein MQVEHLEELKELEESYWWHVAKRDLAVNLLQKYFPAPGKLVEGGIGSARNLITFQEMGYEVSGFDVMPESIETAKSRGLSAQLHDLALPWPVENESLRAVVLLDVIEHIEDPVAVLQNVSNALAPGGGAIVTVPAYQWMFSDWDKALGHYRRYTMKMLRAQAEEAGLKVTSLTHWNAFTLPAAMAVRSCEKIFPKGRSAEFPRVSKFTNQMLLNCAAAERWMMNRIPVPCGLSVVGVLSK, encoded by the coding sequence ATGCAGGTCGAACATCTCGAAGAACTGAAAGAACTGGAAGAGTCCTATTGGTGGCACGTCGCTAAAAGGGACCTTGCGGTCAATTTACTGCAGAAGTATTTCCCCGCTCCCGGGAAACTGGTTGAAGGTGGGATTGGCTCGGCTCGCAACCTGATCACCTTTCAGGAAATGGGTTATGAAGTCAGCGGATTTGACGTCATGCCCGAATCGATCGAGACCGCAAAATCCCGTGGCCTCTCCGCTCAGCTTCACGATCTCGCTTTGCCCTGGCCTGTCGAAAATGAATCATTGCGAGCGGTCGTTCTTCTCGATGTGATTGAACATATCGAAGATCCCGTCGCAGTTCTGCAAAACGTGTCGAACGCTTTAGCTCCCGGTGGTGGAGCGATTGTGACAGTCCCTGCTTATCAATGGATGTTCAGCGATTGGGACAAAGCACTCGGGCACTATCGACGTTACACCATGAAAATGTTGCGCGCTCAAGCGGAAGAAGCTGGGTTGAAGGTCACCAGTTTGACGCACTGGAACGCGTTCACTCTCCCAGCTGCCATGGCTGTTCGAAGTTGTGAGAAAATCTTCCCGAAAGGTCGCTCGGCGGAGTTCCCAAGAGTTTCCAAGTTCACAAATCAGATGCTTCTCAACTGTGCAGCCGCCGAACGCTGGATGATGAATCGTATACCCGTTCCGTGCGGGCTCTCTGTTGTAGGAGTTCTTTCGAAATGA
- a CDS encoding glycosyltransferase family 2 protein: MINARSTAAQRRDVHQRLISVVLPAFNEADVLNDLYKLVQSALKKCGPRYEIIFINDGSSDSSDEILDQLAANDRCVRVIHFSRNFGHQSAVQAGIAHAAGDAVIVMDSDLQDDPNAIVDFVQKWEAGYDVVYAVRHGRKENIVKRSLFHAFYRVLNAVSSTKIPMDAGNFGLMDRAVAQEIMRLKDRDRYFSGLRSWVGFKQIGIPVERGRRHDDTPRVSMFGLFRLAKTAIFSFSTVPLSIFYVIAGVALLTCAGVTGFTLYHKLFTGLAVPGWASITIVASLLGALNALGIGIIGEYVIRIYDQVRARPSYIVGEKKNFDEPVQSTSREEQLLDWLEENWQSPLQEVSKIH; encoded by the coding sequence ATGATTAACGCCCGATCGACAGCCGCGCAAAGACGCGACGTTCACCAGCGGTTAATTTCGGTTGTGTTGCCGGCGTTCAATGAAGCGGATGTCCTCAACGACCTTTACAAGTTGGTGCAATCCGCCCTGAAAAAGTGCGGTCCTCGCTACGAAATCATCTTCATCAACGATGGTTCGTCAGATTCCAGCGACGAAATTCTTGATCAACTGGCAGCGAATGATCGTTGTGTTCGAGTGATTCACTTTTCAAGAAACTTTGGGCATCAATCGGCGGTTCAGGCGGGGATTGCCCATGCTGCTGGCGATGCTGTGATCGTGATGGATTCAGACCTGCAAGACGACCCAAACGCGATTGTTGATTTCGTCCAGAAATGGGAAGCTGGCTACGACGTTGTTTATGCGGTCCGACATGGTCGCAAAGAAAACATTGTCAAACGATCGTTGTTTCATGCATTTTATCGTGTCCTGAACGCAGTTTCGTCGACCAAAATTCCAATGGACGCTGGAAACTTCGGCCTGATGGATCGCGCAGTTGCGCAGGAAATTATGCGACTGAAGGATCGAGACCGCTACTTCTCCGGGCTACGGAGTTGGGTGGGCTTCAAACAAATTGGCATCCCTGTCGAACGTGGGCGGCGTCATGACGACACTCCACGCGTTTCGATGTTTGGCCTGTTTCGTCTGGCGAAGACCGCTATCTTTTCGTTCTCAACAGTTCCACTTTCAATCTTTTACGTGATTGCAGGTGTCGCCTTGCTGACATGTGCAGGTGTCACGGGCTTCACGCTGTACCATAAACTCTTCACCGGCCTAGCCGTTCCTGGGTGGGCCTCGATTACGATTGTGGCGTCACTCTTGGGAGCGTTGAACGCCTTGGGAATCGGAATTATCGGAGAATATGTGATCCGTATTTACGATCAGGTCCGAGCCCGACCATCGTACATCGTGGGCGAAAAAAAGAATTTCGACGAGCCTGTTCAATCGACTAGCCGCGAAGAGCAACTTCTCGACTGGCTCGAAGAAAACTGGCAAAGCCCACTTCAGGAAGTGAGCAAAATTCATTAA
- a CDS encoding arylsulfatase translates to MNFRSISFVFFALTLLGVVTNAHGEEQRPKPNIIYILLDDAGYGDLSCYGQKKFETPNIDRIAKEGMKFTQHYSGSTVCAPTRCSLMTGKHTGHCVVRGNREVKPEGQAPMPSDVMTIPRLLKKAGYTSGMFGKWGLGAPGSTSDPMEHFDVFYGYNCQRQAHNYYPDHLWSNNEFVQLDGKTYAADLIFEQSLKFVREHKENPFFLYLPVTVPHAAMQAPEDSVAPYREKFPQFENVQGKYAGTTITNPIAAFAGMMTRLDSQVGALQQLLKELGLEENTIVLLSSDNGPHKEGGHDPGFFNSNGPFKGHKRDLYEGGIRVPLLASWKGKIAPGSSSKLISAHWDMLPTFCEIAGVEAPANIDGISILDELTGNPDIQKQHRYLYWEFTERGKSQAARKGDWKAVRTNLKKNPKAPIELYDLSRDIGEENDVSSEHPQIVKEMARILEEAHVPSETFQLFQ, encoded by the coding sequence ATGAACTTTCGGTCAATCTCTTTTGTGTTCTTTGCGTTAACTCTGCTGGGAGTCGTCACAAACGCTCATGGCGAGGAACAGAGACCGAAGCCGAACATTATCTACATCTTACTCGATGATGCCGGGTATGGAGACCTCAGCTGTTACGGTCAGAAAAAATTTGAAACTCCAAACATCGACCGCATCGCCAAAGAAGGCATGAAGTTCACTCAACACTACTCAGGAAGCACAGTTTGTGCCCCGACTCGCTGTTCGCTGATGACCGGGAAGCATACCGGCCATTGTGTCGTCCGAGGAAACCGTGAAGTGAAACCAGAGGGGCAAGCCCCGATGCCGAGTGATGTGATGACGATTCCGAGGTTGCTGAAGAAGGCCGGCTACACATCAGGGATGTTTGGAAAGTGGGGATTGGGAGCACCCGGGTCGACCTCCGATCCGATGGAGCATTTTGATGTCTTCTACGGCTACAATTGTCAGCGACAAGCTCATAACTATTACCCTGACCATTTGTGGTCGAACAATGAGTTTGTTCAACTCGACGGGAAGACCTACGCGGCCGATTTAATTTTTGAGCAGTCCTTAAAATTCGTTCGGGAGCACAAAGAGAATCCGTTCTTCCTCTATTTGCCAGTCACTGTTCCTCATGCAGCGATGCAGGCTCCGGAAGATTCAGTCGCTCCGTACCGGGAAAAGTTCCCACAGTTTGAAAATGTTCAAGGGAAATACGCCGGGACGACGATCACCAATCCGATCGCAGCGTTCGCTGGAATGATGACACGTCTCGATTCACAAGTCGGGGCACTGCAGCAGTTGCTCAAAGAGTTGGGACTGGAAGAGAACACAATCGTGTTGCTCTCATCAGATAATGGACCACACAAAGAAGGAGGCCATGATCCCGGGTTCTTCAATTCGAATGGCCCATTCAAAGGACATAAACGAGATCTTTACGAAGGGGGTATTCGAGTCCCGTTGCTGGCAAGCTGGAAGGGAAAGATCGCGCCCGGTTCCAGCTCGAAGTTGATTTCTGCACATTGGGACATGCTCCCGACGTTTTGTGAAATCGCTGGTGTGGAAGCTCCTGCAAATATCGATGGAATCTCGATTCTTGATGAACTGACCGGGAACCCTGATATTCAAAAGCAGCATCGTTACCTGTACTGGGAATTCACCGAACGAGGGAAATCTCAAGCTGCCAGAAAGGGAGACTGGAAAGCTGTCCGTACCAATCTCAAAAAGAACCCCAAGGCTCCCATTGAATTATACGATTTGAGCAGAGACATCGGCGAGGAGAATGACGTTTCGTCGGAACATCCTCAGATCGTCAAAGAGATGGCCCGCATTCTTGAAGAAGCACACGTTCCATCAGAAACGTTTCAGCTATTTCAATAA
- the sthA gene encoding Si-specific NAD(P)(+) transhydrogenase has product MKDQKYDIIVIGSGPGGEGAAMQAAKLGKSVAMVERDLPIGGGCTHRGTIPSKALRHAIFQATTLLNNKLFRDAGLSRLPEFPELRKTAGSVIEKQVEMRMGFYERNDVDIFKGTGSFVDANTLKVIDEFGGKRTIEAGAFVVSTGSRPYRPKDIEFNHGRVFDSDTILDLSETPRSITIYGAGVVGCEYASMFRNIGSKVNLVNTRDQLLEFLDDEICDALSYHLRDRGVLIRNREEYDRVEPVDDGVILHLKSGKQIKTDILFWAAGRSGNTDGMGLEPLGIEVNSRGQIPVNADFQSTVPHIYAVGDVIGPPALASAAYVQGRYAAHHMIHGSCERAMIEEIPSGIYTSPEISCLGKTERELTAEGVPYEVGHSIFKSLARAQITGQTVGMLKLLFHRDTLQLLGIHCFGANASEIIHIGQAIMSQPAEHNTLMYFVNSTFNYPTMAEAYRVAALNGLNRLF; this is encoded by the coding sequence ATGAAAGATCAAAAATACGACATTATTGTCATCGGCAGCGGTCCTGGTGGAGAAGGAGCCGCCATGCAGGCGGCAAAGCTTGGCAAATCGGTCGCCATGGTGGAGCGAGACCTTCCCATCGGCGGCGGCTGTACGCATCGCGGGACGATTCCGAGCAAGGCTCTGCGACATGCCATTTTTCAGGCAACAACTCTCCTCAATAACAAGCTCTTTCGTGATGCCGGACTTTCCCGCCTCCCTGAATTTCCAGAACTGCGAAAGACCGCAGGCAGCGTGATTGAAAAACAGGTCGAGATGCGGATGGGGTTCTATGAGCGGAACGATGTCGATATTTTCAAAGGAACGGGAAGCTTTGTAGACGCCAACACCTTAAAGGTCATCGATGAGTTTGGCGGGAAGCGGACGATCGAAGCGGGCGCCTTCGTAGTCTCAACCGGCTCCCGACCTTATCGCCCGAAAGACATCGAATTCAATCATGGCCGCGTCTTCGATAGTGACACCATTCTCGATCTTTCCGAAACCCCTCGCTCAATTACCATTTACGGTGCAGGAGTCGTTGGATGTGAATATGCGTCAATGTTTCGCAACATCGGCTCGAAAGTGAATCTCGTAAACACCCGAGACCAGTTGCTGGAATTCCTTGACGACGAAATTTGTGACGCGCTCAGCTACCACTTGCGAGATCGTGGTGTGTTGATTCGTAATCGGGAAGAGTACGACCGCGTCGAGCCGGTCGACGACGGAGTCATCCTGCATTTGAAATCGGGTAAGCAAATCAAAACAGATATCCTCTTTTGGGCGGCCGGTCGCAGCGGAAACACCGACGGCATGGGGCTCGAACCGCTTGGAATCGAGGTTAACTCGCGAGGACAAATCCCGGTCAACGCAGACTTTCAATCCACGGTGCCTCACATTTACGCAGTCGGAGACGTCATTGGACCTCCCGCGCTTGCGAGTGCTGCCTATGTTCAAGGACGATATGCAGCTCACCACATGATTCATGGTAGCTGTGAACGAGCGATGATTGAGGAGATTCCGTCAGGAATTTACACCTCGCCAGAGATCAGTTGCCTCGGCAAAACAGAACGAGAGCTGACTGCAGAGGGAGTCCCGTATGAAGTTGGACACTCGATCTTCAAGAGCCTCGCGCGTGCTCAAATTACTGGTCAAACTGTCGGCATGTTGAAACTGCTTTTCCACCGCGACACACTTCAGCTTCTCGGCATTCATTGCTTCGGCGCAAACGCCTCGGAGATTATCCACATTGGTCAAGCAATCATGTCTCAGCCTGCTGAGCACAACACGCTCATGTACTTTGTGAATTCAACATTCAATTACCCTACCATGGCGGAAGCTTATCGAGTGGCGGCATTGAATGGATTGAACCGATTGTTTTAA
- a CDS encoding N(4)-(beta-N-acetylglucosaminyl)-L-asparaginase, whose amino-acid sequence MSTVRVIASANGLQATRLAYEQIINGADPLAAVVEGVTLVEDDPDDLTVGYGGLPNEQGVVELDAAVMHGPTHRSGGVAGLKNVRHAARLAKLVLEQTDHSLLVGEGANEFAKAQGFPEENLLTEKARKIWLYWKQTNSTRDDWIPPPPEQLDDEVKAFFKLVDDHGPAATHSYQRSEAIDRPTGTIHCSAINAAHNLSCVTTTSGLAFKIPGRVGDSALIGAGLYVDNKIGTCGSTGRGEENVRNCSSFGVVELMRGGLSPKDAGTEVMQRLVEHVTESHLLGKDGRPNFGLKFYVLNKSGEYAGVSLWGPTKFAVTDESGTRLEECSYLFDKN is encoded by the coding sequence ATGTCCACCGTTCGAGTGATTGCTTCGGCAAACGGATTGCAGGCAACTCGACTTGCTTATGAACAAATTATCAACGGGGCAGATCCGTTGGCTGCTGTCGTTGAAGGTGTCACTCTTGTTGAAGATGACCCGGATGATTTGACGGTTGGGTATGGTGGGCTTCCGAATGAACAGGGTGTGGTCGAACTCGATGCCGCAGTCATGCATGGTCCGACTCATCGTTCTGGCGGAGTTGCGGGACTGAAAAATGTTCGCCACGCAGCACGACTCGCCAAGCTGGTTCTTGAGCAGACTGACCACTCCCTGCTCGTTGGCGAAGGAGCAAATGAATTCGCCAAAGCTCAAGGCTTTCCGGAAGAAAACTTGCTGACAGAGAAAGCTCGCAAAATCTGGTTGTATTGGAAGCAGACCAATTCTACGCGAGATGACTGGATCCCGCCGCCCCCGGAGCAGCTTGACGACGAGGTCAAAGCGTTCTTCAAACTCGTCGATGATCATGGCCCCGCAGCGACTCACAGTTACCAGCGGAGCGAAGCCATCGATCGACCGACTGGAACGATCCACTGTTCTGCGATTAATGCCGCTCACAATCTCTCGTGTGTCACCACCACCAGTGGGCTCGCATTCAAAATTCCCGGTCGAGTTGGAGACTCCGCTCTCATCGGTGCGGGGTTGTATGTCGACAACAAAATTGGAACCTGTGGCAGTACCGGTCGAGGAGAAGAAAACGTCCGCAACTGCTCATCGTTTGGGGTTGTTGAATTGATGCGAGGCGGGCTCTCTCCCAAAGATGCTGGAACAGAAGTGATGCAGCGACTTGTCGAGCATGTCACCGAGTCCCATCTGCTCGGAAAAGATGGGCGTCCGAATTTTGGTTTGAAATTTTATGTCCTGAACAAGTCTGGTGAGTACGCCGGAGTTTCACTCTGGGGACCAACAAAGTTTGCAGTCACGGACGAGTCAGGCACACGACTGGAAGAGTGCTCGTACTTGTTCGACAAAAATTAG
- a CDS encoding tetratricopeptide repeat protein yields MLWLGVAVGIGIVLSVLGFLLRKPSANNNPNMEQQSPMERAIEEALSDAARLLETGQTWDAEQRMVSLVEQVSQEAGTTSREYALALFNQAMLFLWMDDNTRAIPLLRTACEIAEADESMTADLLTFQENLGVALSQNGVHSEAVELLQESLNRREKFFGRNHSGYACGLTSCAEALTRAGKPDEALPLIEEAIKIDQQAQNSSVIEEIALKSIILQAQNEEDIFPNWSDLPAKLQSEIPEVVHRMSRTHQPNMVLGLYQKLRPLYASSQPRDLQKLKEIDVAISNLARQVENHPARIAAFQRIMENIGEHHPESVNTLLGMAMAYTDAGQTSSADDAYESALRVSSQNGPPASQAQVQRNYAIHLAETARIEPAKQMHQEAIGNARKSGNEELLGRTLCAYGIFLQHAGQTEGVVEFLEESLLALPKSHPDALSAESHLVALREGDSCQCSETNIDSYLDFLKKLVLDRAPEGLVDQITYDEADLESPVSVSVTREPTEEESQQLFNAIQNSLTEIRMSSSRAFYTE; encoded by the coding sequence ATGTTGTGGCTCGGAGTGGCCGTTGGTATCGGAATTGTTTTAAGCGTCCTCGGTTTTCTTCTTCGGAAGCCCTCCGCAAACAATAACCCAAATATGGAGCAGCAATCTCCGATGGAAAGAGCGATTGAAGAAGCTCTCAGCGATGCTGCCCGTTTGCTCGAAACTGGCCAAACATGGGACGCCGAGCAGCGGATGGTTTCACTGGTGGAGCAGGTCTCGCAAGAGGCTGGGACGACGAGTCGTGAATACGCATTGGCCCTTTTTAATCAGGCAATGCTATTCCTCTGGATGGACGACAACACAAGAGCGATTCCGCTGTTGCGAACAGCCTGTGAAATTGCGGAGGCTGATGAATCCATGACGGCGGATCTGTTGACATTCCAAGAGAACCTGGGAGTCGCACTTTCGCAAAACGGAGTCCACAGCGAGGCCGTCGAACTGCTCCAGGAGAGTCTCAACAGACGTGAGAAATTCTTCGGTAGAAACCACTCCGGCTATGCCTGCGGGTTGACGTCATGTGCTGAGGCACTCACCCGTGCCGGAAAACCGGACGAAGCACTTCCTCTCATTGAGGAAGCGATCAAGATCGACCAGCAAGCTCAAAATTCATCTGTCATCGAAGAAATTGCACTGAAATCAATCATTCTTCAAGCGCAAAACGAAGAGGATATCTTTCCGAACTGGTCAGACCTGCCAGCCAAATTGCAATCGGAAATTCCGGAAGTGGTCCATCGCATGAGTCGTACTCATCAACCGAATATGGTTCTGGGTCTCTATCAGAAGCTGAGACCTCTCTATGCATCCAGCCAACCGCGAGACCTGCAAAAGCTCAAGGAAATTGATGTGGCAATTTCCAATTTGGCACGGCAAGTTGAAAACCATCCCGCACGCATCGCAGCCTTTCAGAGAATTATGGAAAACATCGGGGAGCATCATCCTGAGTCGGTTAATACATTACTCGGCATGGCGATGGCGTACACCGATGCCGGACAGACTTCTTCGGCGGATGACGCTTACGAGTCCGCCCTTCGCGTCTCAAGCCAGAATGGACCTCCCGCTTCCCAAGCACAAGTGCAAAGAAATTACGCCATTCATCTTGCGGAAACAGCACGTATTGAACCTGCGAAACAGATGCACCAAGAAGCAATCGGAAACGCAAGGAAGTCGGGCAACGAGGAACTTCTCGGGAGAACTCTCTGTGCATATGGAATCTTTCTGCAACATGCCGGACAAACGGAGGGTGTCGTTGAGTTCTTGGAAGAGTCCTTACTCGCACTTCCTAAATCCCATCCCGACGCACTCAGCGCAGAATCTCACTTGGTCGCACTACGTGAGGGCGATAGCTGCCAGTGTTCAGAAACAAACATCGATTCGTACCTCGACTTCCTCAAGAAGCTGGTTCTCGATCGAGCCCCTGAAGGGCTCGTCGACCAGATCACCTACGATGAAGCAGATCTGGAGTCGCCGGTCTCTGTTTCTGTGACACGTGAACCAACAGAGGAAGAGTCACAACAACTCTTCAACGCCATACAAAATTCTCTCACAGAAATTCGCATGTCGAGTTCAAGAGCGTTTTACACTGAATAA
- a CDS encoding GGDEF domain-containing protein, with amino-acid sequence MRETTSRMIFVAVSAWLSICLLLAGWMPELDSTFRPLWLISGLVGLISSVGLSELIKADIRAQERLLREYRQAAMTDGLTGLANRQALENSLKNALHEFSPQRNPLSLIMIDIDNFKAFNDQWGHQAGDTALKTVSNAAVEYFSGKGCVARYGGEEFAIAMPSMSLRESIKLAEGFREYVSRIGCKINDKSSSVTISVGVAEAKDREAPDELVLRADQALYAAKRNGRNCIHVSENSDTQSAILEQTLTELSLS; translated from the coding sequence ATGCGTGAAACCACGTCTCGAATGATATTTGTCGCAGTGAGCGCCTGGCTCAGTATCTGCCTGCTTCTCGCCGGTTGGATGCCGGAACTCGATAGTACGTTCCGTCCTCTCTGGTTGATTAGCGGTCTGGTAGGACTGATCTCGTCTGTCGGCCTGTCCGAATTGATCAAAGCGGATATTCGTGCTCAAGAACGACTTCTTAGAGAATATCGACAGGCTGCGATGACGGACGGTTTGACCGGCTTGGCAAATCGTCAGGCACTCGAAAATTCTCTTAAGAACGCTCTACATGAATTCAGCCCGCAGCGGAATCCGCTCAGTCTGATCATGATTGATATCGATAACTTCAAAGCATTCAATGACCAGTGGGGACACCAGGCTGGTGACACCGCTTTGAAAACTGTCTCGAATGCTGCTGTTGAATATTTCTCCGGAAAAGGTTGCGTTGCTCGTTATGGTGGTGAAGAATTTGCCATCGCCATGCCCAGTATGTCGCTACGAGAATCCATTAAACTCGCCGAAGGTTTCCGTGAGTACGTCAGCCGGATTGGCTGCAAAATCAATGATAAGTCTTCAAGTGTCACGATCAGTGTCGGGGTCGCAGAAGCTAAAGACCGTGAAGCCCCCGATGAACTCGTCCTACGTGCAGATCAAGCCTTGTACGCAGCCAAACGCAATGGACGCAACTGCATCCATGTCAGTGAAAACAGCGATACTCAATCGGCAATTCTTGAGCAAACCCTGACTGAACTTTCACTCTCCTGA
- a CDS encoding arylsulfatase, with product MNVRNSAVWASIVVGLFAIFSGNLSAAKKPNIIFIMADDLGYEGIGCFGQEKIKTPNIDRIATEGIKLTQCYAGSHVCQPSRSVLMTGLHTGHTPVRANDTQQYLLAEHVTVAEKLKSAGYRTGGFGKWGLGYEGTPGHPNKQGFDKFFGQYLQVHAHFYYPFWVWEDETKVQLSQNSEGMNQYVNDEIHNAAMKFIRNSSDAPFFAYIPYIIPHVELVVPEDSEKPYRGQFPKVSIQDRRENYLGSEDGLTTLAGMVSRMDRNIGEILAYLDEKNLAENTLIIFTSDNGGQSGGADAGWTKMTDYFQMNGDLRGYKGTFYEGGIRVPMVARWPKKIPAGRSSDHILAFWDVMPTLCEVAAVEPPEETDGISFLPTLTGQGKQKVHEGMYWEYRRGKGIARAARMGDWKAIQAKPGGPIELYNLKDDLSEEKNIASKHVDIVEKMTSFMDASHVDQPPHPGPGVKSGVRDYVNGPWIK from the coding sequence ATGAACGTACGAAATTCAGCTGTTTGGGCATCGATCGTAGTGGGCCTTTTCGCCATCTTCTCAGGCAATCTTTCCGCTGCAAAGAAACCGAATATCATCTTCATTATGGCAGATGATTTAGGATACGAAGGGATTGGCTGTTTCGGCCAGGAGAAAATTAAAACTCCCAACATCGACCGCATCGCGACTGAGGGAATCAAGCTCACGCAGTGCTATGCTGGTTCACATGTTTGCCAACCTTCAAGAAGTGTGTTGATGACCGGTCTTCATACCGGCCACACTCCGGTTCGTGCCAATGACACTCAACAATATCTGCTGGCGGAGCATGTGACCGTCGCTGAAAAACTCAAATCAGCTGGATATCGAACTGGAGGTTTTGGAAAGTGGGGACTAGGGTACGAAGGGACACCGGGACATCCAAACAAGCAAGGGTTTGATAAGTTCTTTGGGCAGTACCTTCAGGTGCATGCTCACTTCTATTATCCGTTCTGGGTGTGGGAAGACGAAACGAAAGTCCAACTCAGCCAGAACAGCGAAGGGATGAACCAATATGTGAACGACGAGATTCACAATGCTGCAATGAAGTTCATTCGCAACTCTTCCGATGCTCCGTTCTTTGCGTATATCCCGTATATCATCCCGCATGTGGAACTTGTCGTCCCTGAAGATTCCGAGAAACCATATCGCGGACAGTTTCCGAAAGTCTCGATCCAGGATCGCCGCGAGAACTACCTCGGTTCAGAAGATGGACTGACGACACTCGCTGGAATGGTCTCTCGAATGGATCGAAACATCGGAGAAATCCTCGCGTATCTGGACGAAAAAAATCTCGCTGAGAACACTCTCATTATTTTCACCTCCGACAACGGAGGACAGAGTGGAGGAGCAGATGCAGGTTGGACAAAGATGACGGATTACTTCCAGATGAACGGCGACCTGCGAGGCTACAAAGGAACATTCTATGAAGGGGGGATTCGCGTCCCGATGGTTGCTCGCTGGCCAAAGAAAATTCCTGCTGGTCGCTCGAGCGATCATATCCTCGCGTTTTGGGATGTCATGCCGACACTCTGCGAAGTTGCTGCCGTTGAACCACCTGAAGAAACAGACGGCATCTCTTTCCTCCCCACGCTGACAGGCCAGGGAAAGCAAAAAGTTCACGAGGGAATGTATTGGGAGTATCGCCGAGGGAAAGGGATTGCAAGAGCGGCGAGAATGGGAGACTGGAAAGCGATTCAAGCGAAACCGGGAGGACCGATAGAATTGTACAATCTCAAAGACGACCTCAGCGAAGAGAAGAACATTGCCTCGAAACATGTTGATATCGTCGAGAAAATGACCTCTTTCATGGACGCCTCACACGTCGATCAACCACCTCATCCGGGACCGGGCGTGAAAAGTGGTGTTCGTGATTACGTCAACGGCCCCTGGATCAAGTAA
- a CDS encoding diacylglycerol kinase family protein: MKNSVSLYRRFATAIRGVLEVSRQETSLQIQWVMAGCVVVAGCVVRLSYFEWAIIVVCIGAVLSAEIMNSAIEETVDLLSPEKQEGARKAKDFAAGSVFVIAISSAVVGLFVFGQHLWDL, translated from the coding sequence TTGAAGAACTCTGTTTCACTTTACCGTCGGTTCGCAACTGCAATTCGCGGAGTCCTCGAAGTTTCGAGGCAAGAGACGAGCCTGCAAATCCAATGGGTGATGGCGGGTTGTGTGGTGGTCGCTGGCTGCGTTGTCCGCCTCTCCTACTTTGAATGGGCGATTATTGTCGTTTGTATCGGAGCTGTCCTGTCAGCTGAGATCATGAACAGTGCCATAGAAGAGACTGTCGACTTGCTGTCACCGGAGAAGCAGGAAGGAGCCCGCAAAGCAAAAGATTTCGCTGCGGGGAGCGTTTTTGTGATCGCAATTTCATCTGCAGTCGTTGGTCTTTTCGTCTTTGGTCAACATCTCTGGGATTTGTAA
- a CDS encoding serine/threonine protein kinase, translating to MSSPSDGYPTIMLSGTDHDLPELLEGTYSKYSDERLLFNGRKAYLEAVFDNVTGRMVARKALRHEFRNDAEERRRFLREARVTAQLAHPNTIPVYEIGQTKMGSLYFTMKLLRGEDLYETIKRISQRDASALQSYPLSVLMDIFLQVCQALGFAHAHGVIHRDIKPENIWLGQFNEVVLLDWGVAKVWGVEDPPWEPEDFQTVRPEETVDREQLRTLTRSGQLPGTPLYMSPEQILGHKSIDERSDIFSLGVMLYELMTLKEPFYGETVRKTFDLIIHDDPIPPKERAPHRNIPDTFEAIILKAMEKEKKNRYQSVMEMAHDIQIAKDAII from the coding sequence GTGTCCAGCCCTTCTGATGGTTACCCCACAATTATGCTCTCGGGGACAGATCACGATCTCCCCGAACTGCTCGAAGGTACCTACTCTAAGTACAGCGACGAACGTCTTCTGTTCAATGGTCGCAAGGCGTATCTGGAAGCGGTCTTTGATAACGTCACTGGACGGATGGTCGCTCGCAAAGCACTTCGCCACGAGTTCCGAAACGACGCTGAAGAACGTCGACGTTTCCTGCGTGAGGCTCGCGTGACCGCGCAGCTGGCTCACCCGAATACGATTCCGGTTTATGAGATCGGTCAAACGAAAATGGGATCGTTGTACTTCACCATGAAGCTGCTGCGAGGTGAGGATCTCTATGAGACCATCAAGCGAATTTCTCAACGGGATGCCAGCGCTCTGCAATCATATCCACTCTCCGTACTCATGGACATCTTTCTTCAAGTCTGTCAGGCGCTAGGGTTTGCACATGCTCATGGAGTGATTCACCGAGATATCAAGCCCGAGAACATTTGGCTGGGCCAATTCAACGAAGTCGTCTTGTTGGACTGGGGAGTCGCGAAAGTTTGGGGCGTCGAAGATCCGCCGTGGGAACCGGAAGACTTTCAAACTGTTCGCCCGGAAGAAACCGTTGATCGCGAACAATTGCGAACGCTCACACGTTCTGGTCAATTGCCAGGGACGCCACTTTACATGTCCCCCGAACAAATTCTTGGCCACAAATCAATTGATGAACGCTCTGACATTTTCAGTCTGGGTGTGATGCTTTACGAACTCATGACCCTCAAGGAACCGTTTTACGGTGAAACAGTTCGAAAAACATTTGACCTGATTATCCACGACGATCCGATCCCACCTAAAGAACGCGCCCCGCATCGCAACATTCCCGATACATTCGAGGCAATCATCCTCAAAGCCATGGAAAAAGAGAAAAAAAATCGATACCAGTCTGTCATGGAAATGGCTCATGACATTCAAATCGCGAAAGATGCAATCATTTAG